The following proteins are encoded in a genomic region of Bernardetia sp. MNP-M8:
- a CDS encoding DNA gyrase/topoisomerase IV subunit A — translation MSADNTNGQDHHEEEEEILQEHHEEFTSLNGEGISDVLPVSGLYQNWFLDYASYVILERAVPRIEDGLKPVQRRLMHAMNEMHDGRYHKVANIIGQTMQYHPHGDTSIGDALVNMGQKDLLVDAQGNWGDVRTGDGAAASRYIEARLSKFATDVLFNPQTTDWQLTYDGRKREPMALPVKFPLLLAQGVEGIAVGLSTKILPHNFNELIDASIDALRDKKINLYPDFPTGGFIDIEHYNGGKRGGKVRVRARMEQFDKTTLVIRDIPFGTTTTSLIDSILKANNKGKVKIKQVIDNTAAEIEILVKLAPGVSPDVTMSALYAFTDCEVSISPNACVIIADKPHFIDVNEMLKTCADFTRELLKRELEIREAELLEKIFFSSLERLFIDEKIYNRIEDAETWEIVIQTIHEGLEPYKEQLYREITDDDVIKLTEIKIKRISKYDTSKADDLRLKMETELKEVRHNLENITPYSIDYYKELKKKYGKGRERKTQVSSFDNIEASVVAANNAKLYVNKKEGFIGIGLKKDEFVCECSDLDDVIIFREDGVMQVVKVADKVFVGKNIIHVDVYRKGDERMVYNMSYLDGKTGTSYVKRFQVLGVTREREYNLASDHKLSKVHYFSANPNGEAEVVNILLSNACKAKNKNFDFNFAELEIKGRGVKGNQLTKYPVRRIKLAKEGESTLGALEIYYDKVTGTLNKDEIGEKLGEFDNEDTILVIFKDGSYEQTNFELTNRYDVKRVLAIQKFNPKAVISAVYYDGKSKTHFIKRFRIETTTVGKEFDFIPEHQKSEVLAVHFENEENKNSQSNLKVEIFYQQNRKKFKISYLLHTLEDIKGWRALGRKLEEPAIYKANFVLPEPTATESLFDPTVKGDIKKGDTESGKDEKNDSLFG, via the coding sequence ATGAGCGCAGACAATACAAACGGACAAGACCACCACGAAGAAGAAGAGGAAATATTACAAGAACACCATGAAGAATTTACGTCCTTAAATGGAGAGGGAATTTCTGATGTTCTTCCTGTTTCGGGTCTGTATCAAAACTGGTTTTTAGATTATGCTTCGTATGTAATCTTGGAACGTGCTGTTCCTCGCATCGAAGACGGTTTAAAACCTGTACAGCGAAGACTTATGCACGCCATGAACGAAATGCATGATGGTCGTTATCATAAAGTGGCAAATATTATTGGTCAGACGATGCAGTATCACCCACATGGAGATACATCCATTGGCGATGCACTTGTGAACATGGGACAAAAAGATTTGCTTGTTGATGCTCAAGGAAACTGGGGAGATGTTCGTACTGGCGACGGTGCAGCAGCTTCTCGTTATATTGAGGCTCGTTTGTCTAAGTTTGCGACCGATGTTTTGTTTAATCCTCAAACAACGGATTGGCAGCTTACTTATGATGGAAGAAAACGTGAACCGATGGCTTTGCCTGTAAAATTTCCGTTGCTTTTGGCGCAAGGTGTTGAAGGTATTGCAGTTGGTCTTTCTACCAAAATTCTTCCTCATAATTTCAACGAACTCATAGATGCTTCTATTGATGCGTTGAGAGATAAAAAAATAAATCTCTATCCCGATTTCCCAACAGGAGGATTTATTGATATAGAGCATTACAACGGAGGAAAGCGTGGTGGAAAAGTTCGTGTACGTGCTAGAATGGAACAATTTGATAAAACAACCTTAGTTATTCGTGATATTCCTTTTGGTACGACAACAACAAGTTTGATTGATTCTATCTTGAAAGCAAATAATAAAGGAAAGGTCAAAATCAAGCAAGTAATTGATAATACAGCAGCCGAAATAGAGATTTTGGTAAAACTTGCCCCTGGGGTTTCGCCAGATGTTACGATGAGTGCGCTTTATGCTTTTACAGATTGTGAAGTTTCTATATCGCCAAATGCGTGTGTAATTATTGCAGACAAACCTCATTTTATTGATGTCAATGAAATGCTCAAAACGTGTGCAGATTTTACAAGAGAGTTATTAAAAAGAGAGCTAGAAATTAGAGAAGCCGAATTATTAGAAAAAATATTTTTCTCTTCTTTGGAACGTCTTTTTATCGATGAAAAAATCTATAACCGAATCGAAGATGCCGAAACGTGGGAAATCGTTATTCAAACTATTCATGAAGGTTTAGAACCTTATAAAGAACAGTTATATAGAGAAATTACTGATGATGATGTTATAAAACTAACAGAAATTAAAATTAAAAGAATTTCTAAATACGACACTTCAAAGGCTGATGATCTGCGTTTGAAAATGGAAACAGAACTGAAAGAAGTTCGCCATAACTTAGAAAATATTACTCCTTATTCGATTGATTACTACAAAGAATTAAAGAAAAAATACGGAAAAGGAAGAGAACGTAAAACTCAAGTTTCTTCTTTTGATAATATCGAAGCAAGTGTAGTAGCTGCCAACAATGCAAAATTATATGTCAATAAAAAAGAAGGTTTTATCGGAATTGGACTCAAAAAAGATGAGTTTGTTTGTGAATGTTCTGATTTAGATGATGTTATTATTTTCAGAGAAGACGGAGTAATGCAAGTTGTAAAAGTAGCTGATAAAGTCTTTGTAGGTAAAAATATCATTCATGTCGACGTTTATAGAAAAGGTGATGAGAGAATGGTTTATAATATGTCGTATTTAGATGGAAAAACAGGAACAAGTTATGTAAAACGTTTCCAAGTTTTGGGGGTAACTCGTGAAAGAGAATACAATCTTGCAAGCGACCATAAACTATCTAAAGTTCATTATTTTTCTGCTAATCCGAATGGAGAAGCTGAAGTAGTGAATATTCTTTTATCAAATGCTTGTAAAGCAAAAAACAAAAACTTTGACTTTAATTTTGCCGAATTAGAAATAAAAGGACGTGGTGTAAAAGGAAATCAGCTTACAAAATATCCTGTTCGTAGAATCAAATTAGCCAAAGAAGGAGAATCTACACTAGGTGCTTTAGAGATTTATTACGACAAAGTAACAGGAACACTCAACAAAGACGAAATAGGAGAAAAATTAGGTGAGTTTGATAATGAAGATACTATTTTGGTTATTTTCAAAGATGGAAGTTACGAACAAACTAATTTTGAACTTACCAATCGTTATGATGTAAAACGAGTTTTGGCGATTCAAAAATTCAATCCAAAGGCTGTTATTTCGGCTGTTTATTATGATGGAAAATCTAAAACGCATTTTATAAAACGTTTTAGAATCGAAACCACAACAGTTGGAAAAGAATTTGACTTTATTCCAGAGCATCAGAAATCAGAAGTTTTGGCTGTTCATTTTGAAAATGAAGAAAATAAGAATTCTCAGAGTAATCTAAAGGTCGAAATATTCTACCAACAAAACCGTAAAAAATTCAAAATCTCTTATCTACTTCATACTTTAGAAGATATAAAAGGTTGGAGAGCATTAGGACGAAAATTAGAAGAACCAGCCATTTATAAAGCAAATTTTGTACTTCCAGAACCCACAGCGACAGAATCTTTATTTGATCCAACTGTAAAAGGAGATATAAAGAAGGGAGATACTGAAAGTGGAAAAGATGAGAAAAATGATTCTCTTTTTGGATAA
- a CDS encoding T9SS type A sorting domain-containing protein: MNRIFQSIVAFFVFLLLSFGAVAQQIQETNLVVPTQMTSVSGDILGSGESDAGNIYYGATPSNLRAGSPVIVFIHGYSSRASTWWEGNDMYSKAYADGYRTAFVSVHPDKNMWENGQLFNNMLGTITNRFGVNKVVVVAHSKGGLDTDAALVHYGATNKVERAITLSSPHNGTPLADLAQSGWVSWLSGVFGQVNDATNCMQTGYASYFRTQTANNSNYSNAKFRTVGAWGYGGILWVPGVYLSWNGGGSSTGGNDGVVPYYSTKRPNSITLLSGNGNSTTNLDHSEVHEGRYMWATVKNNLPYSLSKVGAKPIDNEPTTNPTAVVESRVQILSSEKTSRNFMVEVGVTETMLDIHHLTANEEFVIIAPNGNKINPTTLRTSEKAGDMLGGFATTLKIENPQVGTYSIESKSAFVALVTANEGVTLRMTSDLNDKKYYYNVGEAINLNISLLNEQGINTQGTKVTGVMTLTSNDVKSQKAVVLEFNQSSQNNGQFKATVNKTLPEGVYSVAIQAENGNFSKSLVTSIAVVDGVLHTLGNNDVKDPIKENSVESIKLMPSFPNPFNTQTTISFELKNSSAAMLTIYDAVGRVVETVDLSSYGVGTHQYTWNVNQARVKTGLYIAEIRNGKERVTQTMIYSK, translated from the coding sequence ATGAACAGAATTTTTCAATCTATTGTAGCCTTTTTCGTTTTCTTACTTCTTAGCTTTGGAGCAGTTGCCCAACAAATTCAGGAAACAAATCTTGTTGTTCCTACACAGATGACTAGCGTATCTGGCGATATTTTAGGAAGTGGCGAAAGTGATGCAGGTAACATCTATTATGGTGCAACTCCTTCAAACCTTAGAGCAGGTTCTCCTGTAATCGTTTTTATTCATGGTTATTCTTCTCGTGCTAGTACATGGTGGGAAGGAAATGATATGTATTCTAAAGCATACGCAGATGGTTATCGCACAGCATTTGTTTCTGTACATCCAGACAAAAATATGTGGGAAAACGGACAACTTTTCAACAATATGTTAGGCACAATTACAAATCGTTTTGGTGTAAATAAAGTAGTAGTAGTAGCACACAGTAAAGGTGGCTTAGATACAGATGCTGCATTGGTACACTATGGCGCAACAAACAAAGTAGAACGTGCTATTACACTTAGCTCTCCTCATAATGGAACTCCTTTAGCAGATTTAGCTCAAAGTGGCTGGGTTTCTTGGTTGTCAGGTGTTTTTGGTCAAGTAAACGATGCTACTAATTGTATGCAAACAGGTTATGCTAGTTATTTCCGTACACAAACGGCTAACAACTCAAATTACTCAAACGCTAAGTTTCGTACAGTAGGTGCTTGGGGTTATGGTGGAATCCTTTGGGTACCAGGTGTATATCTTAGCTGGAATGGTGGGGGAAGTAGCACTGGTGGAAATGACGGTGTAGTTCCTTATTATAGCACAAAACGTCCTAACTCTATAACTTTACTTAGTGGAAACGGAAACTCTACAACAAACCTTGACCACAGCGAAGTACACGAAGGAAGATATATGTGGGCTACTGTAAAGAATAACCTTCCTTATTCTCTTTCTAAAGTAGGAGCTAAACCAATAGACAACGAACCTACTACAAACCCAACTGCAGTTGTTGAAAGCAGAGTTCAGATTCTTAGCTCTGAAAAAACAAGCCGTAACTTTATGGTAGAAGTAGGTGTAACAGAAACAATGTTAGATATTCATCACTTAACGGCAAATGAAGAATTTGTAATTATTGCTCCAAACGGAAACAAAATAAACCCTACTACTTTACGTACTTCTGAAAAAGCAGGTGATATGTTAGGTGGTTTTGCAACTACCCTAAAAATAGAAAACCCACAAGTAGGAACATATTCTATTGAATCTAAAAGTGCTTTTGTAGCTTTAGTTACTGCAAATGAAGGCGTAACACTTCGTATGACAAGTGATTTGAATGATAAAAAGTATTACTACAATGTTGGAGAAGCTATCAATTTGAATATCTCTCTTTTAAACGAACAAGGAATCAATACACAAGGAACAAAAGTAACTGGTGTAATGACTCTTACTTCAAATGATGTAAAATCACAAAAAGCAGTAGTATTAGAATTTAATCAAAGTAGCCAAAACAACGGACAGTTTAAAGCTACTGTTAATAAAACTCTTCCAGAAGGTGTTTATAGTGTTGCTATCCAAGCTGAAAATGGAAACTTTAGCAAGTCTTTAGTTACAAGTATTGCTGTTGTAGATGGTGTTTTACATACATTAGGAAACAATGATGTGAAAGACCCTATTAAAGAAAATAGTGTAGAATCTATCAAATTAATGCCTTCTTTCCCAAATCCTTTCAACACTCAAACTACAATTAGCTTTGAATTGAAAAACTCTTCTGCTGCAATGCTTACTATCTATGATGCAGTTGGACGTGTAGTTGAAACAGTTGATTTGTCTTCTTACGGAGTTGGAACACACCAATATACTTGGAATGTAAACCAAGCTAGAGTAAAAACAGGTCTTTATATCGCTGAAATTCGTAATGGAAAAGAGCGTGTAACTCAAACAATGATTTATTCTAAATAA